A region from the Gemmatimonadota bacterium genome encodes:
- a CDS encoding 2Fe-2S iron-sulfur cluster-binding protein has product MSENGTTEQVTLTIDGQEVTVPKGTTLLQAAQSMGVTVPHYCYHPGLSSPAMCRLCLVEIEGAPKLQPSCVTQAMPGQVVHTHSDKSLEMRRGVLEFYLVNHPLDCPICDQSGECKLQDYVNLEGRPHGRSREPKRVFGRDDFGGDVYFYGDRCVMCTRCVRFMTEVAQDARLTVVERGNRSVIDTFFEKGLDGSPFAGNIVDICPVGALVSKDFLYKARAWDLDHTPSVCSSCSQGCNIDIHTRDNLVQRLKPRENLQVNGHWMCDFGRHNYEWLNRSDRIEAPLVRRDSGLRATDWSDALGSLYDRLAALGETSVTLIASAHASNEDLTVLRHLGDRIGTGVVRLFRSRRAEDEVPLPGFPKLIRRAELSPNERGATVLGYARTGDKDGTGGVERVGGGVVFVLGDALEDLPADRLENADLVVYLGWWRSGLEATADFVLPICTFAEQDGTFTNHEGRVQRFHKAMNAPGAARPAWFVLGALDAALGNQEAPTRVDLAFQRAGEVAPEFRGLTYLEIGERGALLNEPTLLARG; this is encoded by the coding sequence ATGAGCGAAAACGGGACCACCGAGCAGGTCACCCTCACCATCGATGGCCAGGAGGTCACGGTGCCGAAGGGCACCACCCTCCTGCAGGCCGCGCAATCGATGGGCGTGACGGTGCCCCACTACTGCTACCATCCGGGCCTGTCCTCGCCGGCCATGTGCCGCCTATGCCTGGTCGAGATCGAGGGGGCGCCCAAGCTGCAACCGTCGTGCGTGACACAGGCCATGCCCGGCCAGGTCGTGCACACCCACAGCGACAAGTCGCTGGAGATGCGGCGCGGGGTGCTGGAGTTCTACTTGGTCAACCACCCGCTCGACTGTCCGATCTGCGATCAGTCGGGAGAGTGCAAGCTCCAGGACTACGTGAACCTGGAGGGGCGCCCGCACGGCCGGAGTCGTGAGCCCAAGCGGGTGTTCGGTCGGGACGACTTCGGCGGCGATGTCTATTTCTATGGTGACCGCTGTGTGATGTGCACGCGCTGCGTGCGCTTCATGACCGAGGTCGCGCAGGATGCGCGCCTGACCGTCGTGGAGCGAGGCAACCGTTCGGTGATCGACACCTTCTTCGAGAAGGGACTGGACGGCTCCCCCTTCGCCGGAAACATCGTCGACATCTGCCCGGTGGGCGCCCTGGTCTCCAAGGACTTCCTCTACAAAGCCCGCGCCTGGGACCTCGATCATACGCCATCGGTGTGTTCGAGCTGCAGCCAGGGATGCAACATCGACATCCACACGCGGGACAACCTGGTGCAGCGCCTGAAGCCGCGAGAGAACCTCCAGGTCAACGGCCACTGGATGTGCGATTTCGGGCGCCACAACTACGAGTGGCTCAACCGCTCGGATCGGATCGAGGCGCCGCTGGTTCGGCGGGACTCGGGGCTGCGAGCGACGGACTGGTCGGATGCATTGGGGAGCCTCTACGACCGGCTGGCGGCGCTGGGGGAAACTTCGGTGACGTTGATCGCGAGTGCTCATGCGTCCAATGAAGATCTGACGGTTCTCCGGCACCTGGGCGACCGCATCGGGACAGGCGTGGTGCGCTTGTTCCGTTCGCGCCGCGCAGAGGACGAGGTTCCCCTGCCGGGGTTCCCCAAGCTGATCCGCCGCGCGGAGTTGAGCCCCAACGAGAGGGGAGCCACCGTGCTCGGCTATGCCCGTACCGGAGACAAGGATGGCACCGGCGGGGTCGAGCGTGTGGGCGGCGGCGTGGTGTTCGTACTCGGGGACGCGCTGGAGGACCTGCCCGCCGACCGGCTGGAGAACGCCGACCTGGTGGTCTACCTGGGCTGGTGGCGCTCCGGCCTCGAGGCCACGGCGGACTTCGTGCTTCCCATCTGCACGTTCGCGGAGCAGGACGGAACGTTCACCAATCATGAGGGGCGGGTCCAGCGCTTCCACAAGGCGATGAATGCTCCGGGTGCGGCGCGTCCCGCTTGGTTCGTGCTGGGTGCGCTGGACGCGGCCCTGGGGAACCAGGAAGCGCCCACGCGTGTGGACCTGGCTTTCCAGCGGGCGGGTGAGGTGGCGCCGGAGTTCCGCGGATTGACCTATCTCGAGATCGGGGAGCGCGGGGCGCTCCTGAACGAGCCCACCCTGCTGGCGAGGGGATAG
- the nuoF gene encoding NADH-quinone oxidoreductase subunit NuoF — MAYPYRHPSEVRLLSEHFGDPSARTLAGWQARGGYAALKKALEIGREKVIEEVKASGLRGRGGAGFPTGVKWGFMPKNSGKPHYLCCNADESEPGTFKDRELIRWTPHQVIEGCLIGAFAIGAQHAYIYLRGEFFEATQVLAKALEEVYAAGLAGEDVLGSGERIDVTLHVGAGAYICGEETGLMNSLEGRRGQPRVKPPFPAAVGAFGMPTTVNNVETLSTVPHIVTHGGQWYRQWGTEKSPGTKLFCVSGHVRRPGNYELPLGFPLISLIEDVCGGMRDGRSLKAVIPGGSSVPLMNVEDCSSCSLDYEGVAACGSMLGCASVIVMDDSTDIVKQVRRMVQFYAHESCGQCTPCREGTAWMTTILQRIEGGRGTEDDLNTLLDMSEQMTGTTICVLSDSAAAPVVSSIRKFKDEYLALIRRGERVGVA, encoded by the coding sequence ATGGCCTACCCGTACCGACATCCAAGTGAAGTGCGGCTGCTCAGCGAGCACTTCGGCGACCCCAGCGCCCGCACGTTGGCCGGTTGGCAGGCACGCGGCGGATACGCGGCGCTCAAGAAAGCGTTGGAGATCGGCCGAGAGAAGGTCATCGAAGAGGTCAAGGCCTCGGGTCTGCGGGGCAGGGGAGGCGCGGGCTTCCCCACCGGCGTGAAGTGGGGCTTCATGCCCAAGAACAGTGGGAAGCCTCACTACCTGTGCTGCAACGCGGACGAATCGGAGCCCGGGACCTTCAAGGATCGCGAGCTGATCCGCTGGACCCCGCATCAGGTCATCGAAGGATGCTTGATCGGTGCGTTCGCGATCGGCGCGCAGCATGCCTACATCTACCTGCGTGGTGAGTTCTTCGAGGCCACGCAGGTCCTGGCGAAGGCCTTGGAAGAGGTCTACGCGGCCGGCCTGGCCGGTGAGGACGTGCTGGGGTCCGGTGAGCGGATCGATGTGACGCTGCACGTGGGCGCCGGCGCCTACATCTGCGGCGAAGAGACCGGGCTGATGAACTCGCTCGAGGGCCGGCGGGGTCAGCCCCGGGTCAAGCCCCCGTTTCCGGCAGCGGTAGGCGCGTTCGGCATGCCCACCACGGTCAACAACGTCGAGACGCTATCGACGGTGCCCCACATCGTCACCCATGGTGGCCAGTGGTACCGGCAGTGGGGGACGGAGAAGAGCCCTGGCACCAAGCTGTTCTGCGTGAGCGGTCACGTCCGGCGCCCCGGGAACTACGAGCTTCCGCTCGGCTTCCCGCTCATATCGCTGATCGAGGACGTATGCGGCGGGATGCGGGACGGTCGCTCACTGAAGGCGGTCATCCCCGGAGGGTCTTCGGTTCCCCTGATGAACGTCGAGGACTGCAGCAGCTGCAGCCTCGACTACGAGGGGGTGGCGGCCTGCGGCTCGATGCTCGGGTGCGCATCGGTGATCGTCATGGACGATTCCACCGACATCGTCAAGCAGGTCCGTCGCATGGTGCAGTTCTATGCACACGAGTCCTGCGGGCAGTGCACACCCTGTCGGGAAGGTACGGCCTGGATGACGACCATCCTTCAGCGCATCGAGGGCGGACGCGGCACGGAGGATGACCTCAACACCCTGTTGGACATGAGTGAGCAGATGACGGGCACCACGATCTGCGTGTTGTCGGACTCGGCAGCCGCCCCCGTGGTCTCGTCCATCCGCAAGTTCAAGGACGAATACCTGGCCCTCATCCGCCGTGGTGAGCGGGTGGGTGTGGCGTGA
- a CDS encoding NAD(P)H-dependent oxidoreductase subunit E yields MSSGSDAPFRNPGWAGNTGEFDLGEAEVRGDSYVGLRPLEGGHAAAAASYPYMKVEKHPEAPLFEGPYQVRFDKIRTRYPTARAALLPALNLAQEVRGHISPETMDQVAALLGLSEAYVRGVATFYTMYNKRPVGRFLVQVCTNISCNLCGADEVLEAFLAHTDTELGDTSTDGDFTVVEAECLAACGFPTCVQINSRYYENVTADQVPDLIARLRERGE; encoded by the coding sequence GTGAGCTCAGGCAGCGACGCGCCGTTCCGCAATCCGGGATGGGCAGGAAACACGGGTGAGTTCGACCTGGGCGAGGCCGAGGTCAGAGGGGACTCCTACGTGGGGCTTCGACCGCTGGAGGGTGGACACGCTGCGGCCGCGGCCAGCTATCCCTACATGAAGGTCGAGAAGCACCCGGAGGCTCCCCTCTTCGAGGGGCCCTACCAGGTGCGCTTCGACAAGATCCGGACCCGGTACCCGACGGCTCGCGCCGCCCTCCTGCCAGCGCTGAACCTGGCGCAGGAGGTCCGCGGTCACATCTCTCCGGAGACGATGGACCAGGTTGCCGCACTGCTCGGGTTGTCCGAGGCGTATGTCCGCGGCGTCGCCACCTTCTACACGATGTACAACAAGCGCCCCGTCGGGCGCTTTCTCGTGCAGGTCTGCACCAACATCTCGTGCAATCTCTGTGGCGCCGACGAGGTGCTGGAGGCGTTCCTGGCCCATACGGACACGGAGCTGGGCGACACCAGCACGGACGGGGACTTCACCGTGGTGGAGGCCGAATGCCTGGCGGCGTGCGGGTTTCCCACCTGCGTGCAGATCAACTCCCGCTACTACGAGAACGTGACGGCGGATCAGGTTCCGGACCTGATCGCTCGCCTCCGGGAGCGGGGGGAATAG
- the nuoD gene encoding NADH dehydrogenase (quinone) subunit D, with product MLINIGPQHPATHGVLRLVCELDGETVLRVIPHIGYLHSSFEKLGEYRTFNQIVPLTDRMDYLAPLIYNCAYAMAVEKLMGIEVTERCKVTRVILMELDRIFSHLLWLGTTAIDVGAFTPFLYSFQQREKIYKLHESLTGARITTSATRVGGMMADLPEGWVESLQEFIDHFPQTLYEVDRLLTNNAIHLGRTQDVGVISAEDAINFGLSGPNLRAAGVTYDIRKDRPYYDYETYDFEVPVGTHGDCYDRYLVRFEEMRQSLRILQQAVDRLPDGPMNVEDPRVSLPSKTDCMNDMESMIHHFKLIMEGIHAPPEDCYFSVEGSKGELGMYLVGDGGPKPVRWRVRPPSFVNLSAIAKLAEGHLVSDLIMINASLDIVLGEIDR from the coding sequence ATGCTCATCAACATCGGCCCCCAGCATCCGGCCACCCACGGCGTATTGCGTCTGGTCTGTGAGCTCGACGGCGAGACGGTGCTGAGGGTGATTCCCCACATCGGCTATCTCCACTCGTCGTTCGAGAAGCTGGGTGAATACCGGACTTTCAATCAGATCGTCCCGCTCACCGACCGCATGGACTACCTGGCGCCGTTGATCTACAACTGCGCCTATGCCATGGCGGTGGAGAAGCTGATGGGAATCGAGGTCACCGAGCGCTGCAAGGTGACCCGCGTGATCCTGATGGAGCTGGACCGGATCTTCAGTCACCTGCTCTGGTTGGGGACGACGGCCATCGACGTGGGCGCCTTCACGCCTTTCCTGTACAGCTTTCAGCAGCGAGAGAAGATCTACAAGCTGCACGAATCGCTCACGGGAGCCCGCATCACCACGTCCGCGACACGTGTGGGCGGCATGATGGCCGATCTCCCGGAGGGGTGGGTAGAGAGCCTGCAGGAGTTCATCGACCACTTCCCGCAGACCCTGTACGAAGTGGATCGCCTGCTCACCAACAACGCCATCCATCTCGGCCGGACCCAGGACGTGGGGGTCATCTCGGCGGAGGACGCGATCAACTTTGGTTTGAGTGGCCCCAACCTGCGGGCCGCCGGGGTCACCTACGACATCCGCAAGGACCGCCCATACTACGACTACGAGACGTACGACTTCGAGGTCCCCGTGGGCACGCACGGCGACTGCTATGATCGCTATCTGGTCCGCTTCGAAGAGATGCGTCAGAGCCTCCGAATCCTGCAACAGGCCGTGGACCGACTCCCCGACGGTCCCATGAACGTCGAGGATCCCCGCGTGTCGCTGCCGTCGAAGACCGACTGCATGAACGATATGGAGTCCATGATCCACCACTTCAAGCTGATCATGGAGGGAATCCACGCACCACCCGAGGACTGCTACTTCTCGGTGGAAGGCTCGAAGGGTGAACTGGGGATGTACCTGGTCGGGGACGGCGGCCCCAAGCCGGTGCGTTGGCGTGTGCGACCGCCGTCCTTCGTGAATCTGTCCGCCATCGCAAAGCTGGCGGAGGGACACCTGGTGTCCGACCTCATCATGATCAATGCGAGCCTCGACATCGTGCTGGGAGAGATCGACCGGTGA
- a CDS encoding NADH-quinone oxidoreductase subunit C, which translates to MSADDRRPRFEHLDAGPSRPPEAGPEPRAADVEVPSHPSVDALRAQFGEAVLQHEVCAGDQHVVYVAPDRNIEILTFLKTDPAHHYDFLADVTAVDHGGGAPLQVVYQLWSIPHRRALRVKCRLPLDGLRIRSTVPLWNSANWLEREVYDLFGITFEGHPDLRRILMPENYAEGHPLRKDFPLRGRFSRAEQTRRALLQDPYADYTAFELSRGGTPQLIEGGPVAPGSEDE; encoded by the coding sequence GTGAGCGCCGATGACCGCCGTCCCCGCTTCGAGCACCTCGATGCGGGACCGTCCCGACCGCCGGAAGCCGGCCCCGAGCCCAGGGCGGCGGACGTCGAGGTCCCGTCCCATCCCAGTGTCGATGCGTTGCGGGCCCAGTTCGGGGAGGCTGTTCTGCAGCATGAGGTCTGTGCGGGAGATCAGCACGTCGTCTACGTGGCGCCGGATCGCAACATCGAGATCCTGACGTTCCTGAAGACGGATCCCGCGCACCACTACGATTTCCTCGCGGACGTGACGGCCGTCGACCACGGCGGAGGCGCTCCGCTGCAGGTGGTCTATCAGCTCTGGTCGATCCCGCACCGGCGCGCACTGCGCGTCAAGTGCCGGCTGCCGCTGGACGGCTTGCGCATCCGCTCTACGGTGCCGCTGTGGAACTCGGCCAATTGGCTCGAGCGTGAGGTCTACGATCTGTTCGGCATCACGTTCGAGGGTCATCCGGACCTGCGGCGGATCCTCATGCCCGAGAACTACGCCGAAGGTCATCCGCTCCGGAAGGACTTCCCGCTCCGTGGGCGCTTCAGCCGGGCGGAGCAGACCCGTCGCGCGCTCCTGCAGGACCCCTACGCGGACTACACGGCGTTCGAACTGAGCCGGGGCGGGACGCCGCAGTTGATCGAGGGCGGCCCCGTCGCCCCAGGGAGTGAGGATGAGTAG
- the nuoB gene encoding NADH-quinone oxidoreductase subunit NuoB — MGIEPGSTQGAGFAGEGSPTFLTTKLDFIVNWARRNSLWPMPFGTACCAIEMMASAASNFDLARFGMERMSFSPRQADVLICAGRVPYKLAPVLRRIWDQMPQPKWCVSMGACASSGGVFDVYSMVQGIDTIVPVDVYVPGCPPRPEGLIYGLMMIQEKIREESLSRMDVLRAEDASAVGRPRADDALVAQLTGPFGNSTKQNRASGNVDTHAQSRPKDRIP; from the coding sequence ATGGGAATAGAGCCCGGGTCGACGCAGGGGGCGGGGTTCGCCGGCGAGGGCAGCCCGACCTTTCTGACCACGAAGCTGGACTTCATCGTCAACTGGGCCAGGCGGAACTCGCTGTGGCCCATGCCGTTCGGGACGGCGTGCTGCGCCATCGAGATGATGGCTTCCGCAGCCAGCAATTTCGACCTGGCGCGCTTCGGCATGGAGCGCATGTCTTTCAGTCCGCGCCAGGCGGATGTGCTGATCTGCGCCGGCCGCGTGCCCTACAAGCTCGCGCCCGTGCTGCGACGCATCTGGGACCAGATGCCGCAGCCCAAGTGGTGCGTATCCATGGGTGCCTGCGCCAGTTCCGGCGGGGTCTTCGACGTCTACTCCATGGTCCAGGGGATCGATACCATCGTCCCAGTCGACGTCTATGTGCCTGGATGCCCCCCTCGTCCGGAGGGGCTCATCTACGGTCTGATGATGATCCAGGAGAAGATCCGGGAGGAGAGCCTCAGCCGGATGGACGTGCTGCGCGCCGAGGACGCGTCGGCCGTGGGGCGGCCACGCGCCGACGATGCGCTGGTGGCCCAACTCACGGGTCCCTTCGGCAACTCGACGAAGCAGAATCGGGCGAGCGGCAACGTCGACACCCACGCCCAGAGCCGCCCCAAGGACCGGATTCCCTGA
- the ndhC gene encoding NADH-quinone oxidoreductase subunit A yields MSGTYIPVLILLGISVAQAVGMVIASHLLSNRRPTPEKEMPYESGMVPLGSTRHRFSVKFYLVAISFIVFDLEAVFLIPWAVRMRELGWGPFLAVSLFVVVLTLGLVYEWKKGGLEWE; encoded by the coding sequence ATGTCGGGAACCTACATCCCGGTACTCATCCTTCTCGGTATTTCGGTTGCACAGGCCGTGGGCATGGTCATCGCCTCCCACCTGTTGTCCAACCGACGGCCCACGCCGGAGAAGGAGATGCCATACGAATCGGGAATGGTGCCGCTGGGTTCGACCCGGCACCGTTTCTCGGTGAAGTTCTACCTCGTCGCCATCAGCTTCATCGTCTTCGATCTCGAGGCGGTCTTCCTCATTCCCTGGGCCGTGCGGATGCGCGAGCTGGGGTGGGGACCCTTCCTGGCCGTCAGCCTGTTCGTGGTGGTCCTCACGCTGGGGCTGGTCTACGAATGGAAGAAGGGAGGCCTCGAATGGGAATAG
- the dcd gene encoding dCTP deaminase translates to MAIQNDRWIRQMAEEHGMIEPFEAGQVREGVISYGLSSYGYDIRVAPEFKVFTNVHNVVVDPKQFDDRSFVDVQADECIIPPNSFALARTVEYFRIPRDVLVICLGKSTYARCGIIVNVTPLEPTWEGFLTLEISNTTPLPAKIYANEGISQLLFFRGNEPPEIAYADRRGKYQKQTGVTLPRL, encoded by the coding sequence ATGGCGATTCAGAACGACCGTTGGATCCGGCAGATGGCGGAAGAGCACGGCATGATCGAGCCCTTCGAGGCCGGCCAGGTCCGGGAAGGCGTGATCTCCTACGGTCTTTCGTCGTACGGATACGACATCCGGGTGGCGCCCGAATTCAAGGTGTTCACCAACGTCCACAACGTCGTGGTCGACCCCAAGCAGTTCGACGATCGTTCGTTCGTGGACGTGCAGGCGGATGAGTGCATCATCCCCCCCAACTCCTTCGCGCTCGCTCGCACGGTGGAGTACTTCCGCATTCCGCGCGACGTCCTGGTGATCTGCCTGGGCAAGTCCACCTACGCCCGTTGTGGGATCATCGTGAACGTCACGCCGCTCGAACCCACCTGGGAGGGGTTCTTGACGCTGGAGATCTCCAACACGACGCCGCTGCCGGCGAAGATCTACGCCAACGAAGGGATCAGCCAGCTGTTGTTCTTCCGAGGGAACGAGCCGCCCGAGATCGCGTACGCCGACCGTCGGGGCAAGTACCAGAAGCAGACCGGAGTCACACTGCCCCGTCTCTAG
- a CDS encoding FKBP-type peptidyl-prolyl cis-trans isomerase, whose product MLGIESRARLGALALAFAVVAGCGDDGGPEMGTGTPENTTFSSILNVDLAQMTRLDGGLYIQDLRVGTGAEASVGDGVQMGYTGWLPDGTLFDGGTISFSLGQGRVIQGWERGIPGMRVGGLRKLVIPASLGYGNQGIGPIPPNSVLVFDVELLQIVP is encoded by the coding sequence ATGCTCGGGATCGAGTCGAGGGCACGGCTGGGCGCGTTGGCGCTGGCCTTCGCGGTTGTGGCCGGCTGTGGGGACGATGGCGGTCCCGAGATGGGGACCGGCACCCCCGAGAACACGACCTTCTCCTCCATCCTGAACGTGGATCTGGCCCAGATGACCCGCCTGGACGGCGGCCTCTACATCCAGGACCTGCGCGTGGGGACGGGGGCGGAAGCGAGCGTGGGTGACGGTGTGCAGATGGGGTATACCGGGTGGCTGCCGGACGGCACGCTGTTCGACGGCGGAACGATTTCGTTCTCACTGGGGCAAGGCAGGGTCATCCAAGGGTGGGAGCGGGGGATCCCGGGCATGCGCGTGGGTGGCCTGCGCAAGCTCGTGATTCCCGCGTCACTCGGGTATGGGAATCAGGGCATTGGCCCCATCCCGCCCAATTCGGTGCTGGTCTTCGACGTGGAGTTGCTCCAGATCGTCCCCTGA
- a CDS encoding amidohydrolase → MSGSTLRSRVVALAGTLALLAPLGCLPAPAGEGADLLLVGGTLWTGVEGAPAADALAMRGGRIVYVGSSSAARRLLGPSTHVIELDGRFVAPGFIDNHTHFNRAGELLLGVNLLDVSDADGLRAAVAAAAERLPDGAWMVGGMWGAYAQWAQGSTGRDEAQVRTPFRPDRSVIDDVSADNPAVLWNWDQSQFLANGAALAAAEADCSWAGVECEGGRPTGRISNTVRDRIREAIPEKTMEQRLAEARVALRQLRELGVTTFFDITPPEQLPVFQALREAGELTARVNVRPVLDTWDELADVGIGHGFGDDWIRFGGLKGFSDGIMGNSSARFYEPYLTTGVRGSWRDATNTGHVTGNGSGMAPTGNMRRLLFGADSIGLSPRIHAIGDEAIDSVIDLMEEVIRVHGPRADRRFAIIHTQVLSGPEVAERMARLGIIAEVQPYHAIDDMRWMEERIGARARWAYAFRTLHDAGVMLSFGSDWPGTNAAWYTADPLQGMYAAVTRQTLDGQPEGGWFPEERIDIETALRAYTVGNAFAAGEEDRKGTLEVGKLADVVVLDRSPLTAHPSELKDIRVDYTIVDGRIVHQR, encoded by the coding sequence ATGAGCGGGAGCACGCTCCGGTCCCGAGTCGTGGCCTTGGCCGGAACATTGGCGCTGCTGGCACCCCTCGGTTGCCTGCCCGCGCCCGCAGGAGAGGGAGCGGACCTCCTGCTCGTCGGGGGTACGCTCTGGACAGGGGTCGAGGGAGCGCCCGCGGCGGACGCACTGGCGATGCGCGGGGGACGGATCGTCTACGTGGGGTCCTCGTCGGCGGCTCGCCGGCTGCTGGGGCCATCCACACACGTGATCGAGCTGGACGGCCGCTTCGTCGCGCCCGGCTTCATCGACAACCACACCCACTTCAACCGCGCTGGAGAGCTCCTGCTGGGAGTGAACCTCCTGGACGTCTCGGACGCCGACGGCCTCAGGGCGGCCGTGGCAGCGGCGGCGGAGCGCTTGCCCGACGGGGCGTGGATGGTCGGCGGGATGTGGGGCGCCTACGCGCAGTGGGCTCAGGGCTCCACCGGTCGTGACGAGGCGCAGGTTCGGACACCCTTCCGACCCGACCGCAGCGTGATCGATGACGTGTCGGCCGACAATCCAGCGGTGCTCTGGAACTGGGACCAGAGCCAGTTCCTCGCCAACGGAGCGGCACTTGCGGCCGCCGAGGCCGACTGCAGCTGGGCGGGCGTGGAGTGCGAGGGCGGACGCCCGACCGGCAGGATCTCCAACACCGTCCGTGACCGCATCCGGGAGGCCATCCCGGAGAAGACCATGGAGCAGCGCCTGGCGGAGGCTCGGGTGGCGCTTCGGCAGCTCCGCGAGCTCGGTGTCACGACCTTCTTCGACATCACGCCGCCGGAGCAACTGCCGGTCTTCCAGGCACTGCGCGAGGCCGGCGAGCTGACGGCCCGTGTGAACGTGCGACCGGTGCTCGACACCTGGGACGAGTTGGCTGATGTGGGGATCGGCCACGGATTCGGGGACGACTGGATCCGCTTCGGGGGCCTGAAGGGCTTCTCGGATGGGATCATGGGCAACTCATCGGCCCGGTTCTACGAGCCCTACCTGACCACCGGCGTGCGTGGCTCCTGGCGGGACGCCACCAATACGGGACATGTAACCGGGAACGGATCCGGGATGGCCCCGACCGGCAACATGCGGCGGCTGCTCTTCGGTGCGGACTCCATCGGGTTGTCGCCGCGCATCCACGCCATCGGGGACGAGGCCATCGACAGCGTCATCGACCTGATGGAAGAGGTGATCCGGGTCCATGGACCCCGAGCGGATCGGCGCTTCGCCATCATCCACACCCAGGTTCTGTCGGGGCCGGAGGTCGCGGAGCGCATGGCCCGCCTGGGCATCATCGCCGAGGTGCAGCCCTATCATGCCATCGACGACATGCGTTGGATGGAGGAGCGCATCGGCGCGCGGGCTCGCTGGGCCTATGCCTTCCGCACGCTCCACGATGCCGGTGTGATGCTGTCGTTCGGCAGCGACTGGCCCGGGACCAATGCCGCCTGGTACACCGCGGATCCGCTCCAGGGGATGTATGCCGCGGTGACGCGTCAGACCCTGGACGGACAACCCGAGGGCGGCTGGTTCCCCGAGGAGCGGATCGACATCGAAACGGCCCTGCGAGCGTACACCGTGGGAAATGCCTTCGCCGCCGGCGAGGAGGACCGCAAGGGCACGTTGGAGGTAGGAAAGCTGGCGGACGTGGTGGTATTGGACCGCAGTCCCCTTACCGCCCATCCGTCCGAGCTGAAGGACATCCGCGTGGACTACACCATCGTGGACGGTCGGATCGTCCATCAACGTTGA
- a CDS encoding succinate dehydrogenase/fumarate reductase iron-sulfur subunit, with protein sequence MDLTLRVWRQESPTARGRFERYTASDISPDMSFLDMLDLVNEGITKDGGEPIQFEHDCREGICGSCGMVVNGRPHGPNERTTACQLHMRSFKHGDEIWIEPFRAAAFPVIRDLVVDRAALDRIVEAGGFISVRTGSAPDANSIPVRKQDADEAFDAATCIGCGACVAACPNASAMLFTSAKATHLALLPQGQPERYERTVAMVATHDEEGFGNCTNHGACENACPKGISLRNIAHLNRDLLRALTGSIGG encoded by the coding sequence GTGGACCTCACACTGCGTGTATGGCGACAGGAATCTCCGACTGCGCGGGGGCGCTTCGAGCGCTACACCGCATCCGACATCTCGCCGGACATGTCGTTCCTCGACATGCTCGACCTGGTGAACGAGGGAATCACCAAGGACGGGGGTGAGCCCATCCAGTTCGAGCACGATTGTCGTGAGGGCATCTGCGGATCCTGTGGCATGGTGGTCAACGGGCGGCCCCATGGGCCCAACGAGCGGACCACCGCGTGCCAGTTGCACATGCGCAGCTTCAAGCATGGCGACGAGATCTGGATCGAGCCGTTTCGTGCGGCCGCCTTTCCAGTCATCCGCGACCTGGTGGTGGACCGTGCCGCGCTGGACCGGATCGTGGAGGCGGGGGGCTTCATCTCGGTCCGCACCGGGAGTGCCCCGGATGCGAACTCCATTCCCGTGCGCAAGCAGGACGCGGACGAAGCGTTCGACGCGGCGACCTGCATTGGCTGCGGCGCTTGCGTGGCGGCCTGTCCCAACGCCTCGGCCATGCTGTTCACGTCGGCGAAGGCGACGCATCTGGCGCTCCTCCCCCAGGGACAGCCGGAACGGTACGAGCGCACCGTGGCCATGGTGGCGACCCACGATGAGGAGGGGTTCGGCAACTGCACCAATCACGGCGCCTGCGAGAATGCATGCCCCAAGGGCATCTCGCTGCGGAACATCGCACATCTCAACCGCGATCTGCTGCGGGCGTTGACCGGCTCCATCGGCGGATGA